From a single Serratia surfactantfaciens genomic region:
- a CDS encoding anti-virulence regulator CigR family protein — MNKGRTTLTVLALIASLGLSSAPALADKGGNGNGNGHGNSGNNGNHGNNGNHGNNGNHGNKGNKDQYDNGVYRNDNNLITVTLSRDRARSLAHNHGLTGYRSLPPGIAKNLARGKPLPPGIAKKVVPYSMLRELPQYPGYEWRIAGDDLVLVALSTAIVASVINGVFN, encoded by the coding sequence ATGAACAAAGGTCGTACGACGCTTACGGTGTTAGCGCTGATTGCATCGCTGGGATTGTCATCCGCACCGGCTTTGGCCGACAAAGGCGGTAACGGCAACGGTAACGGCCATGGCAACAGTGGTAACAACGGTAACCATGGCAATAACGGTAATCACGGCAATAATGGCAATCACGGTAACAAAGGCAATAAAGACCAATACGATAACGGCGTCTATCGCAACGACAACAATCTGATCACCGTCACCCTCTCGCGCGATCGCGCCCGTTCGCTGGCGCACAACCATGGGCTGACCGGCTACCGTTCGTTGCCGCCGGGCATCGCCAAGAATCTGGCGCGCGGCAAGCCGCTGCCGCCGGGCATCGCCAAAAAAGTGGTGCCGTACTCGATGCTGCGTGAACTGCCGCAGTACCCGGGTTATGAGTGGCGTATCGCCGGCGATGATCTGGTGCTGGTTGCGCTCAGCACCGCGATTGTGGCTTCCGTGATCAATGGCGTGTTCAACTAA
- a CDS encoding serine hydrolase domain-containing protein, with protein MSVTPLNWRAAGAVAEQLLAGWQRRGEPGGAITLFDAEQLRATACAGLADLAQNTPFTADSVVRYASVTKHIFAALALNATDRAIRLEQRLGELLPALQPALADVTVGQALDMTGGLPDVRETLGLLGISLHAVSEAQPVMQFVEGLEKLNYEAGSEIAYSNTGYRLLEAALRSKGFDFDQLVQQRIAQPLQVQMRAPESWFDVVPGLVPGYWRAPQGWQHASAGLHLSASGSLTGSVNALTRWLQTLLADEGPGQGVLAQLSAPRRLNQGQLSAYGLGLAQTPLGRRRLLGHGGSHAGYKTYFLLAPDRQAGVALVANREDCDSFGMVLQVMATLLGEPLPQRSAAIPDGLYATLAEPHWLEVKDGNLAYLGSGEPLYQGEDGYAVSLSAHMPIKLKWTGEAVEGEVGHVARRFLPVTANGDCLKHVQGLWYHPHYRTAFEICGDRVHIGVGPAAQTGTLSPLGQGRMLVECQDGPWLKRFCLYFRGYNVDLIANRSRMLTFRRSTVGRD; from the coding sequence ATGTCTGTAACACCGTTAAACTGGCGCGCTGCCGGCGCCGTCGCCGAACAACTGTTGGCCGGCTGGCAACGGCGTGGTGAACCCGGCGGCGCCATCACCCTGTTTGACGCCGAACAACTCCGCGCCACCGCCTGCGCCGGCCTGGCCGATCTGGCGCAAAATACGCCCTTCACCGCCGACAGCGTGGTGCGTTATGCCTCAGTAACCAAGCACATCTTCGCCGCGCTGGCGCTGAACGCCACCGATCGCGCCATTCGGCTGGAGCAGCGCCTGGGTGAGCTGTTGCCCGCTCTGCAGCCCGCGTTGGCGGACGTCACCGTCGGCCAGGCGCTGGACATGACCGGCGGCCTGCCCGACGTGCGTGAAACGCTCGGCTTGCTCGGCATATCGCTGCACGCCGTCAGCGAGGCGCAACCGGTGATGCAGTTTGTCGAGGGGCTGGAAAAGCTGAACTATGAAGCCGGCAGCGAGATCGCCTACAGCAATACCGGCTATCGGCTGCTGGAAGCGGCGCTGCGCAGCAAGGGGTTTGATTTCGACCAGCTGGTGCAACAGCGCATCGCCCAACCGCTGCAGGTGCAAATGCGGGCGCCGGAAAGCTGGTTCGACGTGGTGCCAGGGCTGGTGCCGGGTTACTGGCGGGCGCCGCAGGGCTGGCAGCACGCCAGTGCCGGCCTGCACCTTTCCGCCTCCGGCAGCCTGACCGGCAGCGTCAACGCCCTCACCCGCTGGCTGCAGACGCTGCTGGCCGACGAAGGGCCCGGCCAGGGCGTGCTGGCGCAACTCAGCGCACCGCGCCGCCTCAATCAGGGCCAGCTCAGCGCCTATGGCCTGGGGCTGGCGCAGACGCCGCTGGGCCGCCGCCGCTTGCTGGGCCACGGCGGCTCCCACGCCGGTTACAAAACCTATTTCCTGCTGGCGCCCGATCGCCAGGCCGGCGTGGCGCTGGTGGCCAACCGCGAAGACTGCGACAGCTTCGGTATGGTCTTACAGGTGATGGCGACGCTGCTGGGCGAACCTTTGCCGCAGCGCAGCGCGGCGATCCCCGATGGCCTCTACGCCACGCTGGCCGAGCCGCACTGGCTGGAGGTCAAAGACGGCAACCTGGCCTATCTGGGCAGCGGCGAACCGCTGTATCAGGGCGAGGACGGCTATGCGGTGTCGCTGTCCGCCCATATGCCAATCAAATTGAAGTGGACTGGCGAAGCGGTCGAGGGCGAGGTCGGCCACGTGGCACGCCGTTTCCTGCCGGTGACGGCCAACGGCGACTGCCTGAAGCATGTGCAGGGGCTGTGGTATCACCCGCACTATCGTACCGCCTTTGAAATTTGCGGCGATCGGGTGCATATCGGCGTCGGCCCGGCGGCACAGACCGGCACGCTCAGCCCGTTGGGCCAGGGGCGCATGCTGGTCGAGTGCCAGGACGGCCCGTGGTTGAAACGCTTTTGCCTCTATTTCCGCGGTTACAACGTGGATCTCATCGCCAACCGCAGCCGAATGCTGACCTTCCGTCGCAGCACCGTCGGCCGCGACTGA
- the hutG gene encoding N-formylglutamate deformylase has translation MTIRDPFSFQTGSLPLLISIPHAGTQLTPAVEAGLTDDARPLPDTDWHIPQLYDFARAMGASVLVGNYSRFVIDLNRPADDKPLYTTATTGLYPDVLFDGRPSFLPGQAPTDEERAGYLQQIWQPYHQQLQNELARLKARHGYALLFDAHSIASVIPRLFDGQLPDLNLGTNGGESCAQALSDRLVACCEQQQQYTHVLNGRFKGGYITRAYGQPQQQQHAIQLELAQVNYMSEQYPYAYEPQRAASLQRLLKQMIESLLDGAARLN, from the coding sequence ATGACCATTCGCGATCCTTTTAGCTTCCAGACCGGCAGCCTGCCGCTGCTGATCAGCATCCCGCACGCCGGTACGCAACTCACGCCGGCGGTCGAGGCCGGGCTGACCGACGACGCCCGTCCGCTGCCCGATACCGACTGGCACATTCCGCAGCTGTACGATTTCGCCCGGGCAATGGGCGCCAGCGTGCTGGTCGGCAACTATTCGCGCTTCGTCATCGACCTGAACCGTCCGGCGGACGACAAGCCGCTGTACACCACCGCCACCACCGGCCTGTATCCCGACGTGCTGTTCGACGGCCGCCCAAGCTTCCTGCCGGGCCAAGCGCCGACGGACGAAGAACGCGCCGGCTATCTGCAGCAGATTTGGCAGCCTTACCATCAGCAGCTGCAAAACGAGCTGGCGCGCCTCAAAGCGCGGCACGGCTACGCGCTGCTGTTCGACGCGCACTCCATCGCCTCGGTAATCCCGCGGCTGTTCGACGGCCAGCTGCCGGATCTCAACCTCGGTACCAACGGCGGCGAAAGCTGCGCTCAGGCGCTGAGCGATCGACTGGTTGCCTGCTGTGAGCAACAACAACAGTACACCCACGTACTGAACGGCCGTTTCAAGGGCGGTTACATCACCCGTGCCTACGGTCAGCCGCAGCAGCAACAGCATGCGATCCAGCTTGAACTGGCGCAGGTGAACTACATGTCCGAACAGTATCCTTACGCGTATGAACCGCAGCGCGCCGCCTCGCTGCAGCGTCTGCTCAAGCAGATGATTGAAAGCCTGTTGGACGGCGCCGCCAGACTGAATTAA
- the hutI gene encoding imidazolonepropionase, with translation MTSEIHCDSLWHGADIVTMRDGKYHTLTDGAIAVRDGKIVWIGEHAALPPGLIADETVKFDGGIITPGFVDCHTHLVFGGNRSGEFEQRLNGVSYADIAAQGGGIISTVKATREADEALLLEQALFRLRPLLAEGVTCVEIKSGYGLSPESELKMLRVARKLGELLPVEVKTTCLAAHALPPEYANRADDYIDLVCDTIIPQAAAAGLADAVDAFCEHLAFSPAQVERVFAAAEAAGLPVKLHAEQLSALGGSTLAARHHALSADHLEYATEQDARAMGDAGTVAVLLPGAYYLLRETQCPPVELFRQHRVAMAIASDANPGTSPALSLRLMINMACTLFRLTPEEALAGVTTHAAKALGLQHSHGTLETGKVADFVHWPLSRPAELAYWLGGQLPCTVIFRGEVRQ, from the coding sequence ATGACGTCTGAGATTCACTGCGACAGCCTGTGGCACGGCGCCGATATCGTCACCATGCGCGACGGCAAATATCACACCCTGACCGACGGCGCGATCGCCGTGCGCGACGGCAAGATCGTCTGGATTGGCGAACATGCGGCGCTGCCACCAGGCCTGATCGCGGACGAAACGGTGAAATTCGACGGCGGCATCATCACCCCCGGCTTTGTCGACTGCCACACGCACCTGGTGTTCGGCGGCAACCGCAGCGGCGAGTTCGAACAACGGTTGAACGGCGTAAGCTACGCCGACATCGCCGCGCAGGGCGGCGGCATCATCTCCACCGTCAAAGCCACCCGCGAAGCCGACGAAGCGCTGCTGCTGGAGCAGGCGCTGTTCCGCCTGCGGCCGCTGCTGGCGGAAGGCGTCACCTGCGTGGAAATCAAATCCGGCTACGGCCTCAGCCCGGAAAGCGAACTGAAAATGCTGCGGGTGGCGCGCAAGTTGGGCGAGCTGCTGCCGGTCGAGGTGAAAACCACCTGTCTGGCGGCCCATGCGCTGCCGCCGGAGTACGCCAACCGCGCCGACGACTATATCGATCTGGTCTGCGACACCATCATTCCTCAGGCCGCGGCCGCCGGCCTGGCGGATGCGGTTGACGCCTTCTGCGAACATCTGGCGTTCTCCCCGGCGCAGGTGGAGCGCGTCTTCGCCGCCGCCGAAGCCGCCGGTCTGCCGGTCAAACTGCACGCCGAGCAGCTTTCCGCGCTCGGCGGCAGCACGCTGGCGGCGCGCCATCACGCGCTCTCCGCCGACCACCTCGAATACGCCACCGAACAAGACGCCCGCGCCATGGGCGACGCCGGCACCGTGGCGGTGCTGCTGCCCGGCGCCTATTACCTGCTGCGCGAAACCCAGTGCCCGCCGGTGGAGCTGTTTCGCCAGCACCGCGTGGCGATGGCGATCGCCAGCGACGCCAACCCCGGCACCTCGCCGGCGCTGTCGCTGCGCCTGATGATCAACATGGCCTGCACGCTGTTCCGTCTGACGCCGGAAGAAGCGCTGGCTGGCGTCACTACCCACGCCGCCAAAGCGCTGGGGCTGCAACACAGCCATGGCACGCTGGAAACCGGCAAGGTAGCCGACTTCGTTCACTGGCCGCTGTCGCGGCCGGCGGAACTGGCTTATTGGTTGGGCGGCCAGCTGCCCTGTACGGTGATTTTCCGAGGAGAAGTACGTCAATGA
- a CDS encoding chorismate mutase gives MFRALLIACCLTSFPALADGTAALGELVNQRLSLMKDVAGYKAQQHLPIEDLAQEAKVLASAQEEAGRLGLDPASVRPFIAAQMDAAKAIQYRYRADWLASPETGWQPRPLAQVRAQIAQLSSQILQRLAERLRAGPLDEADRAAFMASVDQMNLSAADKRRLADALLAVKAARAR, from the coding sequence ATGTTCAGGGCGTTGTTGATAGCTTGTTGTTTGACCAGTTTTCCGGCGTTGGCGGACGGCACCGCCGCTCTCGGCGAGCTGGTGAACCAACGATTGTCGCTGATGAAAGACGTCGCCGGTTACAAGGCGCAGCAGCATTTGCCGATCGAAGACCTGGCGCAAGAGGCGAAGGTGTTGGCCAGCGCGCAGGAGGAGGCGGGGCGTTTGGGGCTGGACCCGGCGTCGGTGCGGCCTTTTATCGCCGCGCAGATGGATGCCGCCAAGGCGATTCAGTACCGCTATCGTGCCGACTGGCTGGCGAGTCCGGAAACCGGTTGGCAACCGCGCCCGTTGGCTCAGGTGCGCGCGCAGATCGCGCAGCTGAGCAGCCAGATACTGCAGCGTCTGGCGGAGCGGCTGCGCGCCGGCCCACTCGACGAGGCGGATCGGGCGGCGTTTATGGCGTCCGTGGATCAGATGAATCTCAGTGCCGCCGACAAACGGCGGCTGGCGGATGCGCTGTTGGCGGTCAAAGCCGCGCGCGCACGTTGA